One genomic window of Sphingopyxis sp. OPL5 includes the following:
- a CDS encoding parallel beta-helix domain-containing protein, with protein MRFHYLALPLVAALMVAVPTQARTIKIEAGAADANEKLQEALIVAQPGDVVELGAGTWHLTDGLSLDVANVTIRGAGTGEGGSILDFTGQQGAGEGLLVTSDDVFLTNFAVLNSKGDGIKSKGADRIVYHKLRVEWTAGPKETNGAYGIYPVESSDVLIDSVYVRGASDAGIYVGQSKNIVVRDSIATENVAGIEIENSYDADVHDNIATKNTGGILVFDLPSLPMQGGHNVRVFDNDVNDNSTPNFAPKGNIVASVPTGTGVLIMANRHVEIFDNDFDQNGTANVMIVGYRYEHKDPKYQPLPRQIVVRDNVHGKAGYAPAFDGGTQIAAAFGGAIPPVLWDGAGEDVIVLDKVGVLSLNLPDVATPRDQAKPAPADLSKGTPPAALPGITLPEAMEAKVK; from the coding sequence ATGCGATTCCATTATTTGGCCTTGCCGCTGGTTGCCGCGCTGATGGTCGCGGTGCCGACACAGGCCAGGACGATCAAGATCGAAGCGGGCGCCGCCGACGCGAACGAGAAACTCCAGGAAGCGCTGATCGTTGCGCAGCCCGGCGATGTCGTCGAACTCGGCGCGGGAACTTGGCATCTGACCGATGGCCTGTCGCTCGACGTGGCGAACGTCACGATCCGCGGCGCGGGGACGGGCGAGGGCGGATCGATCCTCGACTTCACGGGCCAGCAGGGCGCGGGCGAGGGGCTGCTGGTCACCAGCGACGATGTTTTTCTTACCAATTTTGCTGTACTCAACAGCAAGGGCGACGGGATCAAGTCGAAGGGCGCCGACCGCATCGTCTATCACAAGCTGCGCGTCGAATGGACCGCGGGACCAAAGGAAACCAACGGCGCCTATGGCATCTATCCGGTCGAAAGCAGCGATGTACTGATCGACAGCGTCTACGTCCGCGGCGCGTCTGACGCGGGCATCTATGTCGGCCAGTCGAAGAATATCGTCGTCCGCGATTCGATCGCGACCGAGAATGTCGCGGGGATCGAGATCGAAAACAGCTACGACGCCGACGTCCACGACAATATCGCAACGAAGAACACCGGCGGTATATTGGTGTTCGACCTGCCCAGCCTGCCGATGCAGGGCGGGCACAATGTCCGCGTGTTCGACAATGACGTGAACGACAACAGCACGCCCAATTTCGCGCCGAAGGGTAATATCGTCGCGAGCGTTCCGACCGGAACCGGGGTGCTGATCATGGCGAACCGCCATGTCGAGATTTTCGACAACGACTTCGATCAGAACGGCACCGCGAACGTCATGATCGTCGGTTATCGCTACGAGCATAAGGACCCGAAATACCAGCCGCTGCCGCGTCAGATCGTCGTGCGCGACAATGTGCATGGCAAGGCGGGCTATGCCCCGGCGTTCGACGGCGGGACGCAGATCGCGGCGGCCTTCGGCGGCGCAATCCCGCCCGTCCTGTGGGACGGCGCGGGCGAGGATGTGATCGTGCTCGACAAGGTCGGGGTGCTGTCGCTGAACCTGCCCGACGTCGCAACGCCGCGCGACCAGGCGAAGCCCGCGCCCGCCGACCTGTCGAAGGGCACGCCGCCCGCGGCACTGCCGGGGATCACGCTGCCCGAAGCGATGGAGGCGAAGGTCAAGTGA
- a CDS encoding murein L,D-transpeptidase catalytic domain family protein, with amino-acid sequence MIDRRSMLAAVAGAGAFAATALRAQTMPSWIQQPVAAQPPVDYLAVAKRQLATQGRNISQTDRVGIVDFGLPSSRARFALVDMVAGKVDMFPVTHGRGSDPQHDGWLKSFSNRVGSLATSRGAYRTSDYYWGSNGSSMRLAGLEPDNNNADQRAIVVHGAWYAEPSLIATQGKLGRSEGCFVFGEELLPMILYKLGPGRLLFADKLSLPPPAPVPFELPGPPAPGTENMVRASAQQGVFPTKAD; translated from the coding sequence ATGATCGATCGCCGATCGATGCTGGCCGCGGTGGCGGGCGCAGGCGCTTTCGCCGCGACGGCGCTGCGCGCGCAGACGATGCCGAGCTGGATTCAGCAACCGGTGGCGGCGCAGCCACCGGTCGACTATCTCGCTGTGGCGAAACGCCAGTTGGCGACGCAGGGCCGAAATATTTCGCAAACCGACCGTGTCGGAATCGTCGATTTCGGCCTGCCGTCGTCGCGCGCGCGCTTCGCGCTGGTCGATATGGTCGCGGGCAAGGTCGACATGTTTCCGGTCACCCATGGCCGCGGCTCCGACCCGCAACACGACGGCTGGCTCAAGAGCTTTTCGAACCGCGTCGGGTCGCTGGCGACCTCGCGCGGGGCATACCGGACCAGCGATTATTATTGGGGCAGCAACGGGTCGTCGATGCGCCTCGCGGGACTTGAGCCCGACAACAACAATGCCGATCAGCGCGCGATCGTCGTCCATGGCGCCTGGTATGCCGAACCGTCGCTGATCGCGACGCAGGGCAAGCTGGGACGGAGCGAGGGCTGTTTCGTGTTCGGCGAGGAATTGTTGCCGATGATCCTCTACAAGCTGGGGCCGGGGCGGTTGCTGTTCGCCGACAAGCTGAGCCTGCCGCCGCCGGCGCCGGTGCCGTTCGAACTGCCCGGACCGCCGGCGCCTGGCACCGAAAATATGGTGCGCGCGAGCGCCCAGCAGGGCGTTTTTCCCACCAAGGCGGATTGA
- a CDS encoding helix-turn-helix domain-containing protein, producing the protein MESEPTGFGRNDAAADVGPESEARKSLAADNPCDHDGSMTLTLNPIIVHASAPEATADSEGKGKTMAAPFSMDERREHFAYCVQLFGGTTAFSRRLGIDERAIRRFINGERPLGAGLLEDTAKALRLLIAEATTAEEQIAATLRFPPTDPS; encoded by the coding sequence GTGGAATCCGAACCAACCGGTTTTGGACGAAACGATGCGGCGGCAGATGTCGGGCCGGAAAGCGAGGCAAGAAAATCGCTCGCGGCGGACAACCCTTGCGACCACGATGGGTCAATGACTTTGACACTGAACCCCATTATCGTTCATGCGTCGGCCCCGGAAGCGACTGCCGACAGCGAAGGAAAAGGGAAAACAATGGCCGCGCCATTTTCAATGGACGAGCGACGCGAGCACTTCGCTTATTGCGTCCAACTATTTGGTGGCACCACGGCTTTCTCGCGGCGTCTTGGCATCGACGAGCGGGCCATCCGCCGTTTTATCAACGGCGAGCGGCCTCTTGGTGCCGGACTTCTGGAGGACACCGCAAAGGCACTACGCCTGCTCATCGCGGAGGCAACCACGGCCGAAGAACAGATCGCTGCCACATTGCGCTTTCCACCGACCGATCCGTCATAA
- the rpoC gene encoding DNA-directed RNA polymerase subunit beta': MNQLTNFMNPVAKPETFDMIKIGIASPERIRSWSFGEIKKPETINYRTFKPERDGLFCARIFGPIKDYECLCGKYKRMKYKGIVCEKCGVEVTVTKVRRERMGHIELAAPVAHIWFLKSLPSRIGLLLDMQLKQLERVLYFEAYIVLEPGLTPLEKFQLLTEDELLDAQDEYGEDAFSAGIGAEAIRVLLENLDLEQERADLMEDLATTKSELKPKKIIKRLKVVESFIDSGNRPEWMILEVVPVIPPELRPLVPLDGGRFATSDLNDLYRRVINRNNRLKRLMELRAPDIIVRNEKRMLQEAVDALFDNGRRGRTITGANKRPLKSLSDMLKGKQGRFRQNLLGKRVDYSGRSVIVTGPELKLHQCGLPKKMALELFKPFIYARLDAKGLSMTLKQAKKWVEKERKEVWDILDEVIREHPVLLNRAPTLHRLGIQAFEPVLIEGKAIQLHPLVCAAFNADFDGDQMAVHVPLSLEAQLEARVLMMSTNNILSPANGKPIIVPSQDMVLGLYYLSMERAGEPGEGMLLADMAEVHQALFTGAVTLHTKVISRVPQTDEKGNEYLRRFETTPGRMLIGECLPKSHTVPFDVVNRLLTKKEIGDVIDQVYRHTGQKETVLFADAIMALGFRNAFKAGISFGKDDMIIPASKEGMVDETRALVKDFEQQYQDGLITQQEKYNKAIDAWSQCGDKVANAMMDEIRAEPKDPKTGRLAPINSIYMMAHSGARGSQAQMKQLAGMRGLMAKPSGEIIETPIISNFKEGLTVLEYFNSTHGARKGLADTALKTANSGYLTRRLVDVSQDCVVIEEDCGTERGMEMRAIIQGGSTIASLGERILGRTTLEDVLDKDGNVLAPVGTLLDEPTTQRIEDAEVQSVKIRSPLVCEATLGVCGKCYGRDLARGTPVNIGEAVGVIAAQSIGEPGTQLTMRTFHIGGAAQVNEQSNAESISDGTIEYRDMPTIVDQRGRRLALARSGEVAVIDSEGRERASHKLPYGAHILLKDGDKVKKGERIAEWDPFTMPLITEKQGVVKYQDLEDTKTLIEQVDEATGIAQRVVIEYRSAGRSKKEDLQPRLTLLDDQSGEAARYLLAVGTMLSVEDGQEVQAGDVLARVSREASKTRDITGGLPRVAELFEARIPKDNSVIAKISGRIEFVKDYKAKRKIAIVPEEGDPIEYLIPKSKVLEVQEGDQVKRGDALISGSPNPHDILDVMGVEALAEYLVAEIQEVYRLQGVKINDKHIEVIVRQMLQKVEITEGGDTTLLPGEQLDYLEMMEYNAKLPKNGRKAEGRPVLLGITKASLQTRSFVSAASFQETTRVLTEASVQGKVDSLIGLKENVIVGRLIPAGTGAAMNRVRVTASSKDAALRAAMRAANQVDLIAPATAAAEHAAELAQGPEAAIGDDPLGKVQGEDFTTDDVAVIDRPEGEGEE, encoded by the coding sequence ATGAACCAGCTTACCAACTTCATGAACCCGGTCGCGAAGCCGGAAACCTTCGACATGATCAAGATCGGCATTGCGAGCCCCGAGCGGATCCGTTCGTGGTCGTTCGGCGAGATCAAGAAGCCCGAAACCATCAACTACCGCACGTTCAAGCCCGAGCGTGACGGCCTGTTCTGCGCGCGCATCTTTGGCCCGATCAAGGATTATGAGTGCCTGTGCGGCAAGTACAAGCGCATGAAATACAAGGGCATCGTCTGCGAAAAATGCGGTGTCGAAGTCACGGTGACCAAGGTCCGCCGCGAGCGCATGGGCCATATCGAGCTCGCCGCGCCGGTCGCGCACATCTGGTTCCTGAAGTCGCTGCCGTCGCGCATCGGCCTGCTGCTCGATATGCAGCTCAAGCAGCTCGAGCGCGTCCTGTACTTCGAAGCCTATATCGTCCTCGAACCCGGCCTGACGCCGCTGGAAAAGTTCCAGCTGCTGACCGAGGACGAACTGCTCGACGCGCAGGATGAATATGGCGAAGACGCGTTCAGCGCCGGCATCGGCGCCGAGGCGATCCGCGTCCTGCTCGAGAATCTCGATCTCGAACAGGAACGCGCCGATCTGATGGAAGATCTGGCGACGACCAAGTCGGAGCTGAAGCCCAAGAAGATCATCAAGCGCCTGAAGGTCGTCGAATCGTTCATCGATTCAGGCAACCGCCCCGAATGGATGATCCTCGAAGTCGTTCCCGTGATCCCGCCCGAACTGCGCCCGCTGGTGCCGCTCGACGGTGGTCGCTTCGCGACGTCGGATCTCAACGATCTGTATCGCCGCGTCATCAACCGCAACAACCGCCTGAAGCGCCTGATGGAGCTGCGCGCGCCGGACATCATCGTCCGCAACGAAAAGCGCATGCTGCAGGAAGCCGTCGATGCGCTGTTCGACAACGGCCGCCGCGGTCGCACGATCACCGGCGCCAACAAGCGTCCGCTGAAGTCGCTGTCCGACATGCTCAAGGGCAAGCAGGGCCGCTTCCGTCAGAACCTGCTCGGCAAGCGCGTCGACTATTCGGGCCGCTCGGTCATCGTGACCGGTCCCGAACTCAAGCTGCACCAGTGCGGCCTGCCGAAGAAGATGGCGCTCGAGCTGTTCAAGCCGTTCATCTACGCGCGCCTCGACGCCAAGGGTCTCTCGATGACCCTGAAGCAGGCGAAGAAGTGGGTCGAAAAGGAACGCAAGGAAGTCTGGGACATCCTCGACGAAGTCATTCGCGAGCATCCGGTCCTGCTGAACCGCGCCCCGACGCTTCACCGCCTCGGCATTCAGGCCTTCGAGCCCGTGCTGATCGAGGGCAAGGCGATCCAGCTTCACCCGCTGGTCTGCGCTGCGTTCAACGCCGACTTCGACGGTGACCAGATGGCCGTTCACGTACCGCTCTCGCTGGAAGCCCAGCTGGAAGCGCGCGTGCTGATGATGTCGACCAACAACATCCTGAGCCCCGCGAACGGCAAGCCGATCATCGTTCCGTCGCAGGACATGGTGCTGGGTCTCTATTATCTGTCGATGGAACGCGCGGGCGAACCCGGCGAAGGCATGCTGCTCGCCGACATGGCCGAAGTGCATCAGGCGCTGTTCACCGGTGCCGTGACGCTACACACCAAGGTCATCAGCCGCGTCCCGCAGACCGACGAGAAGGGCAATGAATATCTGCGCCGCTTCGAGACGACCCCGGGCCGCATGCTGATCGGCGAATGCCTGCCGAAGTCGCACACCGTGCCCTTCGACGTCGTCAACCGCCTTCTGACCAAGAAGGAAATCGGCGACGTGATCGATCAGGTCTATCGTCACACCGGCCAGAAAGAGACCGTGTTGTTCGCCGACGCCATCATGGCGCTGGGCTTCCGCAACGCGTTCAAGGCCGGCATCTCCTTCGGCAAGGATGACATGATCATCCCGGCGTCGAAGGAAGGCATGGTCGACGAAACCCGTGCGTTGGTGAAGGATTTCGAGCAGCAGTATCAGGACGGCCTGATCACGCAGCAGGAAAAGTACAACAAGGCGATCGACGCCTGGTCGCAGTGCGGCGACAAGGTCGCGAACGCGATGATGGACGAAATCCGCGCCGAACCGAAGGATCCGAAAACGGGTCGTCTGGCCCCGATCAACTCCATCTATATGATGGCGCACTCGGGTGCTCGTGGTTCGCAGGCGCAGATGAAACAGCTCGCCGGCATGCGCGGCCTGATGGCCAAGCCGTCGGGTGAGATCATCGAAACGCCGATCATCTCGAACTTCAAGGAAGGCCTGACCGTCCTTGAATATTTCAACTCGACCCACGGCGCCCGCAAGGGCCTCGCGGATACGGCGCTTAAGACGGCGAACTCGGGTTATTTGACCCGCCGTCTGGTCGACGTGTCGCAGGATTGCGTTGTCATCGAGGAAGATTGCGGCACCGAACGCGGCATGGAAATGCGCGCGATCATCCAGGGCGGTTCGACGATCGCCTCGCTGGGCGAGCGCATCCTGGGCCGTACCACGTTGGAAGATGTGCTCGACAAGGACGGCAATGTGCTGGCGCCCGTCGGCACCCTGCTCGACGAGCCGACGACGCAGCGGATCGAAGACGCCGAAGTCCAGTCGGTGAAGATCCGTTCGCCGCTGGTCTGCGAAGCGACGCTGGGCGTTTGCGGCAAATGCTATGGTCGTGACCTCGCGCGCGGGACCCCGGTGAACATCGGTGAAGCGGTCGGCGTCATCGCCGCCCAGTCGATCGGTGAACCCGGCACCCAGCTGACCATGCGTACCTTCCACATCGGTGGCGCGGCGCAGGTCAACGAGCAGTCGAACGCCGAATCGATCTCAGACGGCACGATCGAATATCGCGACATGCCGACGATCGTCGACCAGCGTGGCCGCCGCCTGGCGCTGGCGCGTTCGGGCGAAGTCGCGGTGATCGACAGCGAAGGCCGCGAACGCGCGTCGCACAAGCTGCCCTATGGCGCGCACATCCTGCTCAAGGATGGCGACAAGGTGAAGAAGGGCGAGCGGATTGCCGAATGGGATCCGTTCACCATGCCGCTGATCACCGAAAAGCAGGGCGTCGTGAAGTATCAGGATCTGGAAGATACCAAGACCCTGATCGAACAGGTCGACGAAGCGACGGGCATCGCCCAGCGCGTCGTGATCGAATATCGCTCGGCGGGCCGGTCGAAGAAGGAAGACCTCCAGCCGCGCCTGACCCTGCTCGACGACCAGTCGGGCGAGGCCGCGCGCTATCTGCTCGCGGTCGGCACGATGCTGTCGGTCGAGGACGGCCAGGAAGTGCAGGCGGGCGACGTGCTGGCGCGTGTCAGCCGCGAGGCGTCGAAGACGCGCGACATCACCGGCGGTCTGCCGCGTGTTGCCGAGCTGTTCGAAGCGCGCATTCCGAAGGACAACAGCGTCATCGCGAAGATCAGCGGTCGCATTGAATTCGTCAAGGATTACAAGGCGAAGCGCAAGATCGCGATCGTTCCGGAAGAAGGCGATCCGATCGAGTATCTGATCCCCAAGTCGAAGGTCCTCGAAGTGCAGGAAGGCGACCAGGTCAAGCGCGGCGATGCGCTGATCAGCGGTTCGCCGAACCCGCACGACATCCTCGACGTCATGGGTGTCGAGGCACTGGCCGAATATCTCGTCGCCGAAATCCAGGAAGTCTATCGACTGCAGGGCGTGAAGATCAACGACAAGCACATCGAGGTGATCGTTCGCCAGATGCTGCAGAAGGTCGAGATCACCGAAGGCGGCGACACCACGCTGCTGCCGGGCGAGCAGCTCGATTATCTGGAGATGATGGAATATAACGCCAAGCTGCCGAAGAATGGCCGCAAGGCCGAAGGTCGCCCGGTCCTGCTGGGCATCACCAAGGCGTCGCTGCAGACCCGCAGCTTCGTTTCGGCGGCATCGTTCCAGGAAACGACCCGCGTGCTGACCGAAGCGTCGGTGCAGGGCAAGGTCGACTCGCTGATCGGGCTCAAGGAAAATGTCATCGTCGGCCGCCTCATCCCGGCGGGTACCGGTGCTGCCATGAACCGCGTCCGCGTGACGGCCTCGTCGAAGGATGCCGCGCTGCGCGCCGCGATGCGCGCCGCGAATCAGGTAGACCTGATCGCACCGGCGACCGCCGCCGCAGAGCATGCCGCCGAACTGGCGCAGGGCCCTGAAGCGGCGATCGGCGACGATCCGCTGGGCAAGGTGCAGGGCGAGGACTTCACCACCGACGATGTCGCGGTGATCGACCGTCCCGAAGGTGAGGGCGAGGAGTAA
- a CDS encoding TonB-dependent receptor encodes MSIGRIGLAAVLALAAGGGGVAAQDNSNIQGEVVVTAQRASAGYLADVQPVVGLRRTADSAIQRVQFTSDSREEDVRKREIHAMLEAAIRRAESAGVELVTGDFELTKVTLTNYKGLAFQRGGRPDTSEIGLFVKAGLAGSVGSAQERIDTFVKGVPANGRALIEKRGGITLTIKNPDQYRTEIVRLVAAEGLKTAAAFGPDYGVEVTGLNEQLAWAQASPTEVFLYLPYNFSIRPK; translated from the coding sequence ATGAGCATCGGCAGGATCGGACTGGCGGCGGTTCTCGCGCTGGCGGCGGGCGGCGGTGGCGTCGCCGCGCAGGACAACAGCAATATCCAGGGCGAGGTGGTGGTCACCGCGCAGCGCGCCTCGGCGGGCTATCTTGCCGATGTGCAGCCGGTGGTGGGCCTGCGCCGCACCGCCGACAGTGCGATCCAGCGGGTGCAATTCACCTCGGACTCGCGCGAGGAGGATGTCCGCAAGCGCGAGATCCACGCGATGCTGGAGGCCGCGATCCGCCGCGCCGAGAGTGCCGGCGTCGAACTGGTCACCGGCGATTTCGAACTGACCAAGGTGACACTGACAAACTATAAAGGCCTGGCCTTCCAGCGCGGCGGACGGCCTGACACCAGCGAGATCGGACTGTTCGTCAAGGCGGGGCTCGCGGGTTCGGTCGGCAGCGCGCAGGAGCGGATCGATACGTTCGTCAAGGGCGTGCCCGCGAACGGTCGTGCGCTGATCGAGAAGCGCGGCGGCATCACGCTGACGATCAAGAATCCCGACCAGTATCGGACCGAGATCGTCAGGCTGGTCGCGGCCGAGGGGCTGAAGACCGCGGCGGCCTTCGGTCCCGACTATGGCGTCGAGGTCACCGGGCTCAACGAGCAGCTTGCCTGGGCGCAGGCCAGCCCGACCGAGGTGTTCCTGTACCTGCCGTATAATTTCTCGATCCGACCCAAATGA
- the recF gene encoding DNA replication/repair protein RecF (All proteins in this family for which functions are known are DNA-binding proteins that assist the filamentation of RecA onto DNA for the initiation of recombination or recombinational repair.), which produces MTLARLSLTDFRNHAAAEMAAGPGLVALHGDNGAGKTNILEAVSLLAPGRGLRRAALSDMVRDGASGGFAVFAEVQAGDDLAPVALGTGIEPVHPGRRIVRVNGAAAAATALGDWLAVLWLTPAMDRLFVETAGNRRRFLDRLVLALDPRHAQHGNRYEAALRARGKLLADFAGADLQWLTSLEAQLADHGAAMDAARQRTLAGLSVELAQQPDAPFARPLLTLVDSEGAQRGAPWTAEALRALFAGRRRIDAAAGRATAGPHRDDLMAVHAATGRSAARCSTGEQKAMLLSLVLAHSDCVARARGQRPVLLLDEVAAHLDPMRRAALYERLAGQGGQAWLTGTEAALFADMPGPVTRFRIAGGRIGAG; this is translated from the coding sequence ATGACGCTCGCCCGCCTCTCGCTCACCGATTTTCGCAATCATGCCGCGGCGGAAATGGCGGCCGGGCCCGGCCTCGTCGCGCTGCACGGCGACAATGGTGCGGGCAAGACCAATATCCTGGAGGCCGTCTCGCTGCTCGCGCCGGGGCGCGGGCTGCGGCGCGCGGCGCTGTCCGACATGGTGCGCGACGGCGCCAGCGGAGGCTTCGCGGTCTTCGCCGAGGTGCAGGCGGGCGATGATCTGGCGCCGGTCGCGCTGGGCACCGGGATCGAGCCCGTGCATCCCGGTCGGCGGATCGTGCGGGTCAACGGCGCGGCGGCGGCGGCGACGGCGCTCGGCGACTGGCTCGCGGTGCTGTGGCTGACCCCGGCGATGGACCGGCTGTTCGTCGAGACCGCGGGCAACCGGCGGCGCTTCCTCGACCGGCTCGTCCTCGCGCTCGACCCACGCCACGCCCAGCACGGCAATCGCTACGAGGCGGCGCTGCGGGCGCGAGGAAAATTGCTCGCCGACTTCGCGGGCGCCGACCTGCAATGGCTGACCAGCCTCGAGGCGCAACTCGCCGACCATGGCGCGGCGATGGACGCGGCGCGGCAGAGGACACTCGCGGGGTTGTCGGTCGAACTGGCGCAGCAGCCCGACGCGCCCTTCGCGCGCCCGCTGCTGACGCTGGTCGACAGCGAGGGCGCACAGCGCGGGGCGCCGTGGACGGCGGAGGCGCTGAGGGCGTTGTTCGCCGGACGGCGGCGTATCGACGCGGCAGCGGGCCGCGCGACCGCCGGGCCGCATCGCGACGACCTGATGGCGGTCCACGCCGCGACGGGGCGCAGCGCGGCGCGCTGCTCGACCGGCGAGCAGAAGGCGATGCTACTCTCGCTCGTCCTCGCGCACAGCGATTGCGTCGCGCGCGCGCGCGGCCAGCGCCCGGTGCTGCTGCTCGACGAGGTCGCCGCGCATCTCGACCCGATGCGCCGTGCGGCGCTCTACGAGCGACTGGCGGGGCAGGGCGGGCAGGCGTGGCTGACCGGTACCGAGGCGGCGCTGTTCGCGGATATGCCGGGGCCGGTGACGCGCTTCCGCATCGCGGGCGGACGGATTGGGGCGGGATAA
- a CDS encoding PspC domain-containing protein, producing MTQGFRKNRRDGMVFGVCAGMADRFGFDVLWTRVAFVALTLLGFGLPLLLYVTVAILAP from the coding sequence ATGACACAGGGTTTTCGCAAGAATCGTCGCGATGGGATGGTCTTCGGCGTCTGCGCCGGCATGGCCGACCGCTTCGGCTTCGACGTCTTGTGGACGCGCGTCGCCTTTGTCGCGCTGACTTTGCTGGGCTTCGGCCTGCCGCTGCTGCTGTACGTCACCGTCGCGATCCTCGCGCCGTAG
- a CDS encoding DUF2147 domain-containing protein, whose product MKHLIIAATAVFVAASPASAVAPQSITGRWATDDGKAIVDIYACGAKLCGKVHKLLIAQPAGGQRDERNPDKAKRARQVSGLQIYWDLAADGNAWKGQGYSPEDGRYYKAHLTAKGGKMTMKGCVSVFCRTVTWTKMG is encoded by the coding sequence TTGAAGCATCTTATCATCGCGGCGACCGCCGTGTTCGTCGCCGCATCGCCGGCGTCGGCGGTTGCGCCGCAATCGATTACCGGCCGCTGGGCCACCGACGACGGCAAGGCGATCGTCGACATCTATGCCTGCGGCGCCAAGCTGTGCGGCAAGGTCCACAAATTGCTGATCGCCCAGCCCGCCGGCGGCCAGCGCGACGAACGCAATCCCGACAAGGCGAAGCGCGCGCGCCAGGTATCGGGTCTGCAAATCTACTGGGACCTCGCCGCCGACGGCAATGCGTGGAAGGGCCAAGGCTACAGCCCCGAGGACGGCCGCTATTATAAGGCACATCTCACCGCGAAGGGCGGCAAGATGACGATGAAGGGCTGCGTCAGCGTCTTTTGCAGGACGGTGACCTGGACGAAGATGGGGTGA
- a CDS encoding SO2930 family diheme c-type cytochrome has product MKRVFAALAAALLCASGSSAVVVPVPEPDQSVIEGSVLPPKLSAFRLFWPDSSQPLESLTPYTLRTALFSDYTEKHRMFWIPKGRKASVAADGGIAFPVGSIIVKSFGWPDVNGGRPVETRLLIHRAEGWVALPYIWDADGKDATLALGGRRVAVSFKSPDGETHDIRYAVPNKNQCKECHSLSGEIVPIGPKARNFVLPAGATDYWRGITFDKPAALKPVMPQWDDPKSGSVADRARAYLDVNCAHCHNPAGSASNSGLFLRWTDDPTTVNYGIGKRPTAAGRGSGGMDFAIAPGDPDHSYMIYRLESTDAGIAMPEVGRSTVHKEGAALLRQWIAEMPKASH; this is encoded by the coding sequence GTGAAGCGCGTTTTCGCCGCGCTGGCGGCGGCATTGCTGTGCGCGAGTGGCAGTTCGGCGGTCGTCGTCCCGGTGCCCGAACCCGATCAGTCGGTGATCGAGGGCAGCGTCCTGCCGCCCAAATTGTCGGCGTTCCGGCTGTTCTGGCCGGACTCGTCGCAGCCGCTCGAATCGTTGACGCCCTATACGCTGCGCACCGCGCTGTTCTCGGACTATACCGAGAAGCACCGGATGTTCTGGATTCCGAAAGGCCGGAAAGCCTCTGTCGCCGCCGATGGCGGCATCGCTTTTCCGGTCGGCAGCATCATCGTCAAAAGCTTTGGCTGGCCCGACGTCAATGGCGGACGCCCGGTCGAGACGCGGCTGCTGATCCATCGCGCCGAAGGCTGGGTCGCGCTCCCCTATATCTGGGATGCCGACGGCAAGGATGCGACGCTGGCGCTGGGCGGGCGCCGCGTGGCGGTAAGCTTCAAGAGTCCCGACGGCGAAACACATGACATCCGCTACGCGGTGCCGAACAAGAACCAGTGCAAGGAATGCCACAGCCTGTCGGGCGAGATCGTGCCGATCGGACCCAAGGCGCGGAATTTTGTGCTGCCAGCGGGCGCGACCGACTATTGGCGTGGTATCACCTTCGACAAGCCTGCGGCGCTGAAACCGGTGATGCCGCAATGGGACGACCCCAAATCGGGCAGCGTCGCGGACCGCGCGCGCGCCTATCTCGACGTCAATTGCGCGCATTGCCACAATCCGGCTGGCAGCGCGTCGAACAGCGGGCTGTTCCTGCGCTGGACCGACGATCCGACGACGGTCAATTACGGCATCGGCAAACGCCCGACCGCGGCGGGACGCGGCAGCGGCGGCATGGATTTCGCGATCGCGCCGGGCGATCCCGACCACAGCTATATGATCTATCGCCTCGAAAGCACCGACGCCGGCATCGCGATGCCCGAGGTCGGGCGCTCGACGGTGCACAAGGAGGGCGCGGCCCTGCTGCGGCAGTGGATTGCGGAGATGCCGAAAGCATCGCATTAG
- a CDS encoding arsenate reductase family protein has protein sequence MKATIWHNPACGTSRKTLAILQETPGVDLTVVEYLKTPYEADKLRQLFEAANISARDALRLRGTDAQERGVADWSEDAIIAAMAANPAYVERPFVETDKGVRLCRPMDKVHEIL, from the coding sequence ATGAAAGCAACCATCTGGCACAACCCCGCCTGCGGCACCTCGCGCAAGACGCTCGCGATCCTGCAAGAGACGCCCGGCGTCGACCTCACCGTCGTCGAATATCTCAAGACGCCCTATGAGGCCGACAAGCTGCGCCAGCTGTTCGAAGCCGCCAACATCAGCGCCCGCGACGCGCTGCGCCTGCGCGGCACCGACGCGCAGGAGCGCGGGGTCGCCGACTGGAGCGAAGACGCGATCATCGCCGCGATGGCGGCGAACCCGGCCTATGTCGAACGGCCCTTCGTCGAGACCGATAAGGGGGTTCGGCTGTGCCGACCGATGGACAAGGTGCACGAGATTCTCTGA